CTGGGACCGCATCGCCCACACCTGGCCCGACAGCCTTCGCGAGGAGTGCGCCAGCGGCGGCCGTCGGATCGACCTCGAAACGGTCATGCGCATGCACCTTCACCAGGACAGCGATTACTGGTTCGACAACGACGTCGACCAGGCCCAGATCTGGGGCTTGAGCCAGTACCTGCCCAACAACGTCTTCGTCGGGCACATCAACCGGATGGATGATTATTCGTTCCATTCGGTGATGGCTTCGTCGCTGTGCATGGGCTGGATCGCTGACGGCCCGGACTTCGACAAAGCTCGCGGCAAGAAGCTGCTCGACAGGTACCTGGCCCTGCGGCACCTGCTGATCGGGGCGTGGTACCCGTTGCTGCCGTACTCCCGGAGCGGCAACGAATGGATCGCCTCGCAGTACCACCGGCCGGACCTCGATGAGGGCATGATCCTTGCGTTCCGCCGGGCCGAGAGTCCGTACCGCACGACCGACGTCTCCCTCGACGGCCTGAAACCGGATGCCGTTTATGAACTAACCAGCCAGGCGACCGGGCAGAAAACGCAGGCCAAAGGCGCGGACCTTATGAAGCAGTACCAGTTGACGATTCCGGACAGGCACAAGTCGGAGCTGATCACGTATCGCACGGCAAAGTAGGGCCGACGCCCTCGTCGGCCCCCTGAGCGAGGCAGGTGCTGGCTCTGCGGACCGCTATGTTCTCGACCTCTTTATCATTGCTGCTTCCTGGCCAAGCGGGCCATGTTTGACGATGATATCGGGTATCGGGCACCGACGGTTGTTAGGCACGACATCCGGAGAGCTCCGGGTGCGAGGAGACCGCGCATACTCCTGAAGGAGGTCGACATCCATGTGGGCGATCATGCTTTCTCTCTGCATGCTCGGGGCTGGTCAGGGTATTCCTGAACGGTTGAACGTGCTGCGAGCGCAGTTGGATGGTTTGCGAGCAATCCAGGTGCCCCCCGAATTGAAGGATCGCGCGGCCGGGCAGTTGAACGAGCTGGCCGGCGCGATTGCCAAGGGCGCCGCCACACGTGAAGAGATCGATGCGATTTACCTCCGGATGGACGAGCTTCGCACATGGTTGCTGAGCAACGCCGTCGATCGCCCGGTGCCCGGCGGGGGCGAGTTCTTCGAGACGAGCAATGACTGGGGCGTGAGGAACACAAGCTTGACCCTGACGATTGCCAGGAAAGACTTGTCCATGTGCGCCAAGACCCCCGGAACAGCATGGCGGTGGCGTCCGGCGGACAACAAGGATATCGAGCTGCGCAATGGGAAGTCTTTCTCGCTGATGGAGGCGCGCCGCAAAGAAGCCGGTGCGTTTCACACCGGATTCAGCACCGGCATGCGGATCATGCTCGCGGCTTTTCCTGCCGCCCCGAATGCCCGCATCGACGTGGTGGTCCATTTGATCGGTAACGAGGCGGTGTTCGAGATCGTCCCGGTCGAAGATATCTCCAATCTGGCGACGCTGGCGTTCCCCAAAGTGCTCGAAACCGGCAATACAGAAACAGACGTCGCGGTGATACCGCGCATGCAGGGAATTCTGATACCCGGCAACTGGCGGCAGGAGATCCGCTATCGCGACCTCACAAACTCTCGCGCGCTGTACATGCCTTGGTGGGGTCAACTGGCGGGCGAAAGGGGCGTCCAGACGATCCTGGAGACCAGCGATGATGCGGGCGCGGAGTACGCTCATGTGCCCGGCGAGCCGACGCGGATTCAGCCGCTCTGGCACTCGAGCATGGGACGGTTGCGCTATCCGCGCTTGGTTCGCTATGTCTTCGATGACAACGGCGGCTACGTGCGAATGGCCAAGCGATACCGGCGGCACGTGCAGGAGACGGGGCAGTTCGTCTCGCTCGCCGAGAAGCGGATTCGCACGCCGAACCTCGAACGCGTGATCGGCAAGCCGGTGGTTCACATCGGTGCGCTGTACCACAATATGAAAGGCTCGCGTTTCTACAGCACGACTGGAATGGAGAGCAATCACCGGGTACAGACTTTCGAGAATCTGGCGGCTTCGCTGCGAGCCCTGAAGGTAGCCGGCATTGCCGAGGCCTACGTCCATCTCGATGGCTGGGGCTTCTATGGCTACGACAATGCTCACCCCGACGTGCTGCCGCCTGGACCCGAGCAGGGTGGCTGGAACGGAATGCGTCTGCTGGCAGACACCTGCGATTCGCTCGGTTACCTGCTGGCCGTTCACGATCAGTACCGCGACTTTTACTTCAGCGCCGCATCGTACGATGACAAGCTGGCATTGCTCAACCACGACGGCACCCTCACCGAGCACGCCGAGTGGAGTGGAGGACGACAAACCTTGCTGAGCCCGCGGTTTGCGCCGGGCTATGTGCGACGGAACCACGATCTGTTTGGTGAGAACGGCGTCAAGATCAAGGGGGCTTATCTCGACGTCTTCGCGGTCGTTCCTCTCGAGGAAAGCTATCAGCCCAGCCACCCCGTTACCCGCAGTGACTGCGCCCGTCACCGGCGCGAATGCTTCGACCTCTTGCGGGCCCGAGGCTACGTCGTCAGTTCCGAAGAGCCCGCCGATTACCTCGTTCGTTCTCTGGACCTGGTGCATCATGGTCCGTACCCCACGCTTCCCAAGGGTTACGGCCAAGGCCAAGGTCAGGGCATCGCGGTGCCGCTGTTCAACCTCGTTTATCACGATTCCATCCTGTTGCCCTGGGAGCTCACCGAGGACGGCGGCTGGGGGATC
Above is a genomic segment from Phycisphaerae bacterium containing:
- a CDS encoding DUF5696 domain-containing protein, translated to MWAIMLSLCMLGAGQGIPERLNVLRAQLDGLRAIQVPPELKDRAAGQLNELAGAIAKGAATREEIDAIYLRMDELRTWLLSNAVDRPVPGGGEFFETSNDWGVRNTSLTLTIARKDLSMCAKTPGTAWRWRPADNKDIELRNGKSFSLMEARRKEAGAFHTGFSTGMRIMLAAFPAAPNARIDVVVHLIGNEAVFEIVPVEDISNLATLAFPKVLETGNTETDVAVIPRMQGILIPGNWRQEIRYRDLTNSRALYMPWWGQLAGERGVQTILETSDDAGAEYAHVPGEPTRIQPLWHSSMGRLRYPRLVRYVFDDNGGYVRMAKRYRRHVQETGQFVSLAEKRIRTPNLERVIGKPVVHIGALYHNMKGSRFYSTTGMESNHRVQTFENLAASLRALKVAGIAEAYVHLDGWGFYGYDNAHPDVLPPGPEQGGWNGMRLLADTCDSLGYLLAVHDQYRDFYFSAASYDDKLALLNHDGTLTEHAEWSGGRQTLLSPRFAPGYVRRNHDLFGENGVKIKGAYLDVFAVVPLEESYQPSHPVTRSDCARHRRECFDLLRARGYVVSSEEPADYLVRSLDLVHHGPYPTLPKGYGQGQGQGIAVPLFNLVYHDSILLPWELTEDGGWGIPSGDSGRLHCLLNAGLPYVSPNASPQTIAQVQEVLSVVGRLNTQEMTDHRFLDPARRVQETTFADGTRITVDFAQKTYTVTLPGATRPGIVSETGTIRNGDVASFRSGVSVSRRISLRSTIRDEPGILGTGYWGQSPMGDIGDSHLLLILGTVTYY